The following nucleotide sequence is from Catonella massiliensis.
ATAATAAAGAAATCAAGTCCCTCTCCCTCGACTCTGCCACTCCTTTTAGGGTTAAAGAAATTCTCTCTCCACATCCTATCATCTGCATCCTTATATTCAGGCTTAAAATAAATCTGCTGCCTCTTATAAGCCGCAACCAGCATCTTAGCTGCAAGAGGTGCAAGGAGGTTGTATTCTTCTTCCTCCACATTTTCAAATATCCTAGGGAGCTTCTCCTTTACAACCCTCTCACACTCCCTGTCAATCCTAAGTCCAAAGGCTTCCCAAGTGTAATTGTCTTTCGTAAAATTAAGCTTTATAAGCAGTCCAAACTCTGTATTAAACTGAGCCCTCTGGTAATCCGTATCGAAGATGAAGTTTCCTAGCGAATAGAAAATGATTTTATCTCCGACCTTTTCATAATTCATTGGCACGTGCGGGTGATGGGATACCACAATGTCAGCCCCCATTTCAAGGTATTTAAGGTACCTCTTTCTTGTGTAGGGAGAAGGAAGCGAGGTAAATTCCTCACCACCGTGAACTACCATTACACACCAGCGGCAGCTTTTCTTAACTTCTTTTATTTTCTCCTCTATCATTTCCATTTCATGCCACATAAAGCAGCCAGCCTTATCTACATCCGCAGGCTTACAGCCTCTTCTGTATCCCACGCTTATAAGGCCTATTCCACCAGCTTCATCCAGTATAAGCGGTTTTGAAGCTTCGTCTATATTCATGCCTGCTCCTATGGTCTTTGCACCGTGTAGCCTGGCAAGCCTAAGTGTCTCACTCACACCCGCCTCGCCTGCATCCATGATATGGTTATTGCAAATATTCCAGATATCTGCCCTCATCCTGTCAAGCACCTTAACTGCCTTTGGATTCATAGAATGAAGAAGCTGTCCTACACCTGTAGTATCCCCAAGTGAGGCGCTATCTATCAAAGCCCCTTCCACATTGGCTATTATGTGATTTCCGCTATGTAAAAAATCAAGCACTTCACTTGAAATCAGCTCCTCATCATCCCATTTTCCATCCATATATTTATCAAACCCGATATCCCCTGTGAATACGAGGGATGTCTTATCCTTCATGCTATACTCCTTTATTATCCAATTTACTTGTTCAATTATCTTTATATTTATGGATACTTCCCCATCAAATTTCTTAGGTTAAGGGGGTATAATTTTACATTTTTTCAAATTATACCCCTTAACCGGCATTTTTAAATCTACTTCCAATCCCTAAGCATCTCTGCTTCATTCTTTAATACATTCTGTTTCTCTAATACTTCAAGCAAATTCTTTCTCTGTTCATCTGAAATATAGGTGTTTCTACCATTTTCCTCCGACAGTTTACGGCATTGCCTTATGGCTATCCCTATATGTGATAAGGTCAGCTTATCTTTTTTCTTCTTAAGTACTTCCGTAAAAATATCCCATACAAAGCTCTCTTCATATACCCAGAAAAACGATGCAATCCCCTGTAACACCTTAGGATTCTTCTGTATTTTACGCAAGGAATTCACATATTCTTTGGCTTTTTCTTCAACATTTTTTTCATTTTCTTCTGTTATTATTTCAGAGTTTATTATAAATAAATAAGACCCTTGGATGTACCTTGCGCAAAACTGCTGGGTAGTGTAGAGATGCCGCCAGATATTCTCACTGTCTGTTTCATCTTTTATTGCAGTAATATAATCCTCTATATTCGATACAAACCACTCTTTTACAGGCTTAGTGTTAGCTGTACCAAGTTCTGCACAGGCAGCCTTCATAAAAACAGTAGCGGCAGCCCTGCGCTCTTTTACATCTTCGTTACGTAAGCCCTCTAAGGCTTCATCCAGTACTTCTTTTGTATATTTCATGGTATTCTCTTTTCAGGATCTATAATTTTTCTAAAAATATACCTCAGTAAATTGTTAGCTTATGTTGCCTATATGAAAGTTCACTTTCAATATAGGCAAATACAGCTAACAATTAAATAGGTTTTTATTATATTATAATCTCCATCAATGTTGCTCTTGTTTTCATTCCCATTTTTTGATAGAATTTCATGGCATTATCATTTCCTTCCCAAACATTTAATATTATTTCATAACAGTTCATTTTCTTAGCCTCTCCCTTTACAAATTCAAACAGTCTCTGACCTACTTTTTGTCCCTGTGCTATCTTATCCACACAGAGGTCATCTATGAAAATATTTCTATGTGGTTTCATGTTATTTGACGCCGAAGTCTCTCTAATTACACAAAATACATATCCAATAACCATATCATCTTCATTAACTGCAACATAGACAGGTTTTGTATT
It contains:
- a CDS encoding CapA family protein, coding for MKDKTSLVFTGDIGFDKYMDGKWDDEELISSEVLDFLHSGNHIIANVEGALIDSASLGDTTGVGQLLHSMNPKAVKVLDRMRADIWNICNNHIMDAGEAGVSETLRLARLHGAKTIGAGMNIDEASKPLILDEAGGIGLISVGYRRGCKPADVDKAGCFMWHEMEMIEEKIKEVKKSCRWCVMVVHGGEEFTSLPSPYTRKRYLKYLEMGADIVVSHHPHVPMNYEKVGDKIIFYSLGNFIFDTDYQRAQFNTEFGLLIKLNFTKDNYTWEAFGLRIDRECERVVKEKLPRIFENVEEEEYNLLAPLAAKMLVAAYKRQQIYFKPEYKDADDRMWRENFFNPKRSGRVEGEGLDFFIMCPLADKAETGEWKKSKLEKVKEYILEQI
- a CDS encoding GNAT family N-acetyltransferase is translated as MQIRRAKEKDISKVIELLNQVLELHATIRPDIFVSGTTKYTEAELTEIFKDNTKPVYVAVNEDDMVIGYVFCVIRETSASNNMKPHRNIFIDDLCVDKIAQGQKVGQRLFEFVKGEAKKMNCYEIILNVWEGNDNAMKFYQKMGMKTRATLMEIII